The genomic interval CGGGAACTTTTCCATGATGTCCCTCACGAGTTTTTCCAAGTAGTCCAGAAGGGCTTCAACTCCTTCCTTGGCCTTGTCCGCAGACGCAAGAGTTGCCTTTCCAACAACTCCCTCAGGATACGCCACAACCTCTATGGGACCTCCTCCTACGTGTCCGTACCAGGCAATGGGTCTGTGAAGCAGATTCCCCGCCTTGTCTATGTGTCCCTCTGGAAGGAATCCCTTTGGTTCTGTGTCCACTGCCCACTCTTGATGCACCAGCTCCGGGAAGAGTGCGAGACTCCAGGACGTTTCCACCTCGTCTGCATGGATGAACGGCGTTTCGTAGGGACCTCCTTCTTCCTTCGTCTTGAACTTATCCTGTATGGCGTGATACCAGTTCAAATTGATGATGATGGCGGGAACCTGGAAAATCTTGGCGAACTTGTGGATAGCCACAGGTATCACGAACTCCTGACCGTGACCGTTCAAGAGGATCTGTTTCCTGAAACCGGTGTTCCAGAATCCTGCCATAACACTCACAAGATAGTCTATGAATGCCTCATCTTTTACCGGAACTGTTCCTGGCATTCCAATGTGGTGGTATGGATGGTATCCATACCAGATGGGTTCAGCAACTGTACATCCCGTTTTCAGTGCAACTTGCTCTGCCATTCTCGTAACAAGGAAGGTATCCTCCCCCGTTGGCGCGTTTGGCCCATGGTTTTCCGTGCTTCCCACAGGGATTATTATGAGGTCACACTCCTTCAACCTTTCTTTTATCTGCTTCATCGTCATCGTTTGATAGTAAACACCTGTTGGCCTTTCCATGTGACCTCCTTCGGGTGGTATCTGCCACTTACCCATAGCTCTCACCTCACTCGTTCACCATGGTAACTTTCACCAGAGATTTATCAGTTTGAAGCCTCTTTATGTACTCAGGTATTTCCTCCATGGAAACGGTCTTGGAGATGATCTTGGTCATGTCCATTCCGGACGCCATGAGGCTGATCACTCTTGGGAAGGTTCCGTGACCAGAGTGCCCCTGAGAGCCCACGATTTGTGCCCTTCTGACCTGGAACACCTCTCCGGTGAGGGGTATCTTCGCGTCGGCCCTCGCAACGATCACCACGGTGGCGTTTATACCGCGGGCCCTCCAGATCAC from Thermotoga sp. carries:
- the iolN gene encoding 3-dehydro-scyllo-inosose hydrolase, producing the protein MGKWQIPPEGGHMERPTGVYYQTMTMKQIKERLKECDLIIIPVGSTENHGPNAPTGEDTFLVTRMAEQVALKTGCTVAEPIWYGYHPYHHIGMPGTVPVKDEAFIDYLVSVMAGFWNTGFRKQILLNGHGQEFVIPVAIHKFAKIFQVPAIIINLNWYHAIQDKFKTKEEGGPYETPFIHADEVETSWSLALFPELVHQEWAVDTEPKGFLPEGHIDKAGNLLHRPIAWYGHVGGGPIEVVAYPEGVVGKATLASADKAKEGVEALLDYLEKLVRDIMEKFPPGKLPPAEMLSQKPKEELEALTKEPLTEGWRNLYTAGNLWG